In a genomic window of Candidatus Thermoplasmatota archaeon:
- a CDS encoding LUD domain-containing protein, with protein MSESENRTRVKGAVENRSSLDGMRRSFNTIVDRQKENSCRIPDLESRKERLRKIKESSVGNEELFVQAVSILRENGFRVILAKTAEAAIRKVKDELKGYDLVVKSKSNITKELHLADALESDGVKVVETDLGDRIIQLAGCPATHPTGPACHMTRGEISTLFSKHFGKKVSEDPMELTKVMREEIASYMSKAKVGITGANAVSAAEGAVVIVHNEGNAAKCAMLPDKHIVITTPDKIVPTLDDAVNITKLQTYLSTGKIISSYINVVTGPSYTADIEKKIYKGMHGPKEVIILFVDDGRLEAPDKEPQYCIGCGMCLLHCPTYNVVGPIFGPPGHMGGQGTYLAGSRGKIDESVESGLYLCTSCGACTEVCPAKIDTKKGISNVRGDARKAKKGNLPEHSAVIASVKNYDNPWQVPRRRKPKWSEGLSLKSNGEVLYFAGCSTSLLFPESAKRVVRLMRGCGVEPAYLGQNEKCCGSTIRKLGDEELSREKTEASFEDFKKAGAKLVITSCPGCSSALNHFRELPARNGVKVQHLSQFLAERLDMASMTALNDIGPVTFHDPCDLGRAQGIYDEPRKLLSSALSSPVVEMARSRNNSACCGSGSGVMSAYSDLAKAIALDRIGMAKAAGAKVIVTSCPWCEQGLKECQGANTEVQVVDLAEIVERSQGSRPKKSSRRSG; from the coding sequence ATGAGTGAATCTGAAAACAGGACAAGGGTCAAGGGTGCGGTCGAGAACAGGTCATCGCTGGATGGCATGAGGAGATCCTTCAATACAATCGTTGATAGGCAGAAGGAGAACTCCTGCAGGATTCCTGACCTCGAGTCCAGGAAGGAAAGGCTCAGGAAGATCAAGGAGTCCTCGGTCGGGAACGAAGAGCTCTTTGTGCAGGCCGTCTCCATCCTCCGCGAAAACGGATTCAGGGTCATACTGGCGAAGACCGCTGAGGCAGCCATCAGAAAAGTGAAGGATGAGCTCAAAGGATACGACCTGGTCGTCAAGTCGAAGTCGAACATAACGAAGGAGCTCCACCTCGCGGATGCGCTAGAATCGGACGGCGTGAAGGTCGTTGAGACCGACCTAGGCGACAGGATAATCCAGTTGGCTGGATGTCCAGCAACTCATCCTACAGGTCCCGCGTGCCACATGACCCGAGGGGAAATATCGACCCTCTTCTCGAAGCACTTCGGAAAGAAGGTTTCCGAGGACCCGATGGAGCTCACGAAGGTAATGCGCGAGGAAATCGCCTCATACATGTCAAAGGCGAAGGTCGGCATCACGGGTGCGAACGCGGTGTCAGCGGCCGAGGGCGCGGTCGTCATAGTCCACAACGAGGGCAACGCGGCGAAGTGCGCGATGCTCCCCGACAAGCACATCGTGATCACGACTCCGGACAAGATAGTTCCCACGCTCGACGATGCGGTCAACATCACAAAATTACAGACCTACCTATCGACCGGCAAAATCATCAGCTCATACATCAACGTGGTGACTGGCCCTAGCTACACAGCCGATATTGAGAAGAAGATCTACAAAGGGATGCACGGACCGAAGGAGGTCATCATACTCTTCGTCGATGACGGCCGGCTAGAGGCCCCCGACAAGGAGCCTCAGTACTGCATCGGATGCGGCATGTGCCTCCTGCACTGTCCCACGTACAATGTCGTTGGTCCCATCTTCGGTCCTCCCGGACACATGGGCGGGCAGGGCACCTATTTGGCGGGATCGCGCGGGAAGATAGACGAGTCCGTGGAATCCGGACTGTACCTCTGCACCTCGTGCGGAGCTTGCACTGAGGTCTGTCCGGCCAAGATTGACACTAAAAAGGGAATCTCGAATGTGAGGGGGGACGCAAGAAAGGCTAAAAAAGGAAACCTCCCAGAGCACTCCGCGGTCATCGCCAGCGTGAAGAACTACGACAATCCGTGGCAGGTTCCTAGGCGACGGAAGCCGAAGTGGTCCGAGGGGCTGAGTCTCAAGAGCAATGGGGAGGTTCTCTACTTTGCCGGATGCTCGACATCCCTTCTGTTCCCCGAGTCCGCCAAGCGGGTCGTGCGGCTGATGAGGGGCTGTGGCGTCGAACCAGCATACCTGGGTCAGAACGAGAAGTGTTGCGGATCCACCATTCGAAAGCTCGGCGACGAAGAGCTGTCAAGGGAGAAGACTGAAGCCAGCTTCGAGGATTTCAAGAAAGCAGGCGCGAAGCTCGTGATCACATCCTGTCCCGGGTGCTCCTCGGCGCTCAACCATTTCAGGGAGCTGCCCGCGAGAAACGGCGTGAAGGTCCAGCATCTGTCGCAATTCCTGGCCGAGCGGCTTGACATGGCCTCGATGACGGCCCTGAACGACATCGGGCCGGTCACATTCCACGACCCCTGCGATCTCGGCAGAGCGCAGGGAATCTACGACGAGCCCAGGAAGCTCCTTTCATCTGCGCTTTCGTCTCCAGTCGTCGAGATGGCTCGCTCCCGAAACAACAGTGCTTGCTGCGGCTCGGGTTCAGGGGTGATGAGCGCCTACTCCGACCTTGCGAAGGCAATCGCTCTGGACAGGATAGGGATGGCCAAGGCCGCCGGCGCAAAGGTCATTGTCACATCGTGCCCGTGGTGTGAGCAGGGTCTGAAGGAGTGTCAGGGAGCGAATACAGAAGTCCAGGTCGTCGATCTTGCTGAGATCGTCGAGAGGTCGCAGGGCAGCCGTCCGAAGAAGAGCTCCAGGCGCTCAGGCTGA
- the thpR gene encoding RNA 2',3'-cyclic phosphodiesterase, which produces MKFRAFISADVEPSDALVGVIDELARSRADLKIVRPELMHITLKFLGDTDESLVDGVLVRISHATEGVGPFRIRLRGVGAFPSMSNIRIVWVGIEDGKPLQDIAAKLDASMNDMGFDRDRKGFVPHLTLARTRSGRNIANVQEILRTKAASDYGEYLIDRIMLKKSVLSPQGPTYSTVREHQLGNSQNSA; this is translated from the coding sequence GTGAAGTTCAGGGCGTTCATCTCCGCAGATGTCGAGCCGAGCGACGCCCTCGTCGGAGTCATCGACGAGCTGGCCCGGTCCAGAGCTGACCTCAAGATTGTAAGACCGGAGCTCATGCACATCACGCTTAAGTTCCTCGGGGACACGGACGAGAGTCTGGTAGACGGGGTCCTAGTCCGGATTTCGCATGCGACCGAAGGGGTCGGGCCGTTCAGGATCCGCCTGCGTGGGGTGGGAGCCTTCCCCTCGATGTCGAACATCAGGATCGTCTGGGTAGGAATCGAGGACGGCAAGCCCCTCCAGGACATAGCTGCCAAGCTGGATGCTTCAATGAATGACATGGGGTTCGACAGGGACAGGAAGGGGTTCGTGCCGCATCTCACCCTCGCGCGGACTCGAAGCGGAAGGAACATAGCCAATGTGCAGGAGATACTGAGGACCAAGGCGGCCTCCGACTACGGAGAATATCTGATCGACAGGATCATGCTCAAGAAGAGCGTGCTCAGTCCACAAGGACCGACATACTCCACAGTCAGAGAGCATCAGCTCGGCAATAGCCAAAACTCAGCCTGA
- a CDS encoding PrsW family intramembrane metalloprotease, with product MDMIILLTVAFVPSLIYLVWIRNAERYGRKPYGRLLRIFAFGAVVSVAIAVVFEILLMVLVDQNINRVYEIFGQDPNLGNLILACIVAPLVEEMAKGLGVFKARRFMSEIEDGIIFGAAAGLGFAATENLLYESNTYFADGAGAFITIAVIRSLSSALLHASASSVFGLGIARSALQRRSWLLYYLGAVTMHGVFNLAASFGSIYEKDIGPTAYLIGLAAAFIIAIVGISMVRSKIRSLDSQWRGQAGRR from the coding sequence TTGGACATGATCATCCTTCTCACGGTCGCATTCGTCCCCTCATTGATCTACCTGGTCTGGATCAGGAACGCTGAGAGATACGGCCGAAAACCATACGGAAGGCTTCTAAGGATCTTCGCATTCGGTGCGGTTGTCTCTGTTGCCATCGCGGTTGTCTTCGAGATCCTGCTGATGGTTCTGGTCGATCAGAACATCAACAGAGTCTACGAGATATTCGGTCAGGATCCTAACCTGGGCAATCTCATTCTGGCCTGCATTGTGGCCCCCCTGGTCGAAGAGATGGCAAAGGGGCTTGGAGTGTTCAAGGCCAGAAGGTTCATGTCAGAGATCGAGGACGGGATTATTTTCGGGGCGGCTGCAGGCCTCGGGTTCGCCGCGACCGAGAACCTGCTGTACGAGAGCAACACGTACTTCGCCGACGGGGCCGGGGCGTTCATCACGATCGCAGTCATCAGGAGCCTCTCCTCTGCTCTGCTGCACGCGAGCGCGTCATCTGTCTTCGGACTTGGTATCGCGAGAAGCGCGCTCCAACGCAGGAGCTGGCTCTTGTACTATTTGGGAGCGGTGACCATGCACGGAGTCTTCAACCTTGCCGCATCATTCGGGTCGATCTATGAGAAGGATATCGGGCCTACAGCTTACCTCATCGGTCTCGCAGCAGCGTTCATCATAGCGATCGTCGGGATATCGATGGTCCGGTCGAAGATAAGATCCCTGGACAGTCAATGGAGAGGTCAAGCAGGAAGACGTTGA
- a CDS encoding 4Fe-4S binding protein: MPAKINKDECVACGACVDVCPEGAITVNDVAVVDVKKCLDCGACVDECPNNSITVEEGK; the protein is encoded by the coding sequence ATGCCGGCTAAGATTAACAAGGATGAATGCGTTGCTTGCGGTGCTTGTGTGGACGTTTGCCCTGAAGGTGCCATAACCGTCAATGATGTCGCAGTCGTAGATGTCAAGAAGTGTCTTGACTGTGGGGCCTGCGTGGACGAGTGCCCCAACAACTCGATCACCGTCGAAGAGGGGAAGTAA
- a CDS encoding amidohydrolase family protein produces the protein MKEELIGRWILTDEGVVKGYLRVLDETVEEVCLGNPPSGSSKVCIIPGFVNAHTHIGDSVAYPAPRGSVEELVGPPDGFKHRVLKERSMEEKSVAVRSASDLMARSGTSCFVDFREEGLEGVRMLSESLGPRAPRSVVLGRPLDINSAKSEIDALLGSCDGLGLSALKDWPLDILTKLSARAKSAGKLFSIHASETVREDIDEVLSLKPDFVVHMVKATDEDIAACVDSGVPIVVCPRSNEFFGLELDIPRLLRAGATVGLGTDNGMISRPVMLEELQTAYQIGARKGGISPLQTVSLATFGGRKVLNAKGNITTETGVGDDLAAIRVKGEDPLLELVTSARPDDVLAVIRGGKLWRSESWTK, from the coding sequence ATGAAGGAGGAGTTGATTGGTCGGTGGATCCTCACCGACGAAGGGGTTGTCAAGGGCTACCTCAGGGTGCTTGATGAGACCGTCGAAGAGGTGTGCCTAGGGAACCCTCCGAGCGGATCATCCAAGGTCTGCATCATCCCAGGTTTTGTGAACGCACACACTCACATAGGCGACTCGGTAGCTTATCCCGCCCCCAGAGGCTCCGTCGAGGAACTCGTGGGACCCCCTGATGGTTTCAAACACAGGGTGCTCAAGGAGCGGTCGATGGAGGAGAAGTCGGTAGCCGTGAGATCTGCTTCGGATCTTATGGCTCGCAGCGGGACTTCCTGTTTCGTGGACTTCCGCGAGGAGGGCCTGGAAGGAGTTCGGATGCTGTCTGAGTCTCTGGGTCCTCGTGCACCTCGGTCCGTTGTTCTGGGTAGACCGCTAGACATCAACTCCGCCAAGAGTGAGATCGACGCTCTCCTGGGCTCATGTGACGGGCTCGGCCTGAGCGCGCTGAAAGACTGGCCTCTCGACATACTTACTAAGCTCTCCGCAAGGGCCAAGTCTGCGGGCAAGCTGTTTTCCATCCACGCGAGCGAGACCGTGAGGGAGGACATTGACGAGGTTCTGAGTCTCAAACCTGATTTCGTCGTTCACATGGTCAAAGCGACCGATGAAGACATCGCGGCGTGTGTGGACTCGGGAGTGCCTATCGTCGTCTGTCCGCGGTCCAACGAGTTCTTCGGGCTTGAACTCGACATCCCAAGGCTGTTGAGAGCGGGCGCTACGGTCGGTTTGGGGACGGATAATGGCATGATTTCTAGGCCCGTGATGCTGGAGGAGCTGCAGACCGCTTATCAGATTGGCGCACGTAAGGGCGGTATCAGCCCCCTACAGACCGTTAGTCTGGCGACTTTCGGAGGGCGCAAAGTCTTAAATGCGAAGGGGAATATAACTACGGAAACCGGTGTGGGAGACGACCTTGCAGCCATCAGAGTCAAGGGCGAGGATCCCTTGCTCGAACTGGTGACCTCAGCAAGGCCAGATGATGTGCTAGCAGTGATACGCGGAGGTAAGTTGTGGAGGTCTGAGAGTTGGACGAAATAA
- a CDS encoding universal stress protein, with protein sequence MDEIRKILVATDGSEYTKEAVSAGLHLAKILGAEVTALYVIDQTSFVSFPIDSSIVSVYSLLENEGKRAVEEVKKEGEQTGVKVSTVVVEGSPTRKIVEMAADFDLVVIGTLGRSALSKLFMGSVAERVTRYAPCPVLVVRSKKR encoded by the coding sequence TTGGACGAAATAAGGAAGATACTCGTCGCGACCGACGGTTCCGAATACACGAAGGAAGCGGTATCTGCTGGACTTCATCTTGCCAAGATTCTCGGGGCCGAGGTCACGGCCCTTTATGTCATAGACCAGACATCTTTTGTGAGTTTTCCAATCGATTCATCAATCGTCAGCGTCTACTCACTGCTAGAGAACGAGGGCAAGCGCGCCGTGGAAGAGGTCAAGAAGGAGGGGGAGCAGACGGGGGTTAAGGTCAGCACGGTCGTGGTCGAGGGCTCTCCCACACGCAAGATAGTGGAGATGGCCGCTGACTTCGACCTTGTGGTTATCGGAACCTTGGGACGGTCGGCTCTGTCCAAGCTGTTCATGGGGAGTGTGGCGGAGAGGGTGACCAGATATGCGCCGTGCCCAGTCCTGGTAGTACGGAGCAAAAAGAGGTGA